The following proteins are encoded in a genomic region of Nicotiana sylvestris chromosome 4, ASM39365v2, whole genome shotgun sequence:
- the LOC138889731 gene encoding uncharacterized protein yields MEVLPKRIGDSELIHQAIEKVKVIQERLRTVQNRQRFYSDARCRDLEFEVGDWVFPRISPMKGVMRFGKKVKINQWYIGLYKILRRIGQVAYELEFPSELELVYLVFHVSMLRKFIGYASRVVPIKYVQVTENLSCEEVPVVILDRQVCKLRTKDVASVKVLWRNKNMEEMTWEAEEEMKSKYPYLFQIEDNEDSGEMHETMEAKTAL; encoded by the exons atggaagtccttccaaaaaggattggggactcag AGTTGATTCACCAagccattgagaaggtgaaagtgatacaagagCGACTGAGGACGGTGCAAAACAGGCAAAGGTTTTATTCTGATGCCCGatgtcgtgatctggagtttgaggttggtgattgggttttcccgAGGATATcaccgatgaagggtgttatgcgttttgggaagaaagttaAGATAAATCAATGGTATATCGGGCTATACAagattcttcgacgaattggacaggttgcttatgagttagaatttccaTCCGAATTGGAACTTGTCTAtctggtattccatgtatctatgttaagGAAATTTATTGGATACGCTTCTCGGGTTGTCCCTATCAAATATGTACAAGTTACGGAGAATCTATCAtgtgaagaagtgccagtggttatattagatcgacaagtctgcaagctgagaacaaaggatgtagcttccgtcaaagtattatggaggaacaagaatatggaagaaatgacatgggaagcagaagaggagatgaagtctaaatatccTTACCTATTCCAGATTGAAGATAACGAGGATTCCGGGGAAATGCATGAAACAATGGAAGCtaaaacggctctatga